CAACTGGAAAAGTAATGTGATAGGATATTTCAGCTTAAAAGAGCGCAATGAGTTACTTGCCGAAGAAAACCAACGTTTACGCACCGAACTATCTAAAATTTCTGAAGGGGTGTTTCCAATGACGATAGACAGTACTGTGGTGCCAGGTAAGTTTAGATATTACCCAGCCAAGGTTATTAATAATTCGTATTCAAAAACTAAAAATTACCTGACCCTTAGAAAACGTAAAACCGACACCATAGAGGCAGACATGGGGGTTATTTCTTCCAAGGGAATAATAGGAATTACCAATAAAGTTTCAAGAAAATATGCTTCTGTACAATCTATTTTAAATACCAATAGTAGTATTAATGCGAAGCTTAAAAAGTCTTTTCATTTTGGATCGCTTGAGTGGGACACAAAAAATCCTAACGAAACAAAATTAATTGATATCCCTAGACAAGCACCAGTGGTTGTTGGAGACACCATTGTTACAGGGGGAAAATCTACGATTTTCCCAGCAGGTATTTTAATTGGTACCATTAAAGAATTCAATTTGGCCAACAATAAAGATTACTACGATGTAACGGTGAAGTTGTTTAACGACATGACCAACTTACATCATGTGTACATTATTGAAAACGTTGAAAAAGAGATTATTTTAGACATTGAGAATATAGATAACGATGCAGAATAGTGATATTTTATTAAATATTGGGCGTTTTGCAATTTTGGTTATACTGCAAATACTGCTGTTTAATCACATCAATTTTATGGGGTATATCAACCCATATCCATATATTCTGTTCATACTTATATTTCCTTTTACCGGAAACAAAAGCCTTCTTATAATTTTAGGTTTTTTCTTAGGTCTCTGTGTAGATATTTTTAGCGACTCTGGAGGAGTACACGCCGCTGCATCGGTTTTTATAGCCTATCTCCGCCCTTTACTACTGAAATTTTCTTTCGGGGTAAGTTATGAGTTTAATACTATAAAATTGAATAAGGCAGATGTAGGTGCTAGACTTACGTATATTTCGGCTGCTGTGCTACTACATCATTTGGTGCTTTTTGCTATGGAAATTTTTAACACATCGCATATAATGTTGGTGCTAAAATCTACGTTATTTTCAAGTATCTTTACCATTGTAGTGCTGTTTTGCATTACCTTACTTTTCAGCAGAAAAAATTAAATTTCTTACTGTACTCTTAAACCATGAGAAAATTATTATTACTTGTTATTGTAATGATTACCGGAGTAGTTTTT
This Rasiella rasia DNA region includes the following protein-coding sequences:
- the mreC gene encoding rod shape-determining protein MreC — encoded protein: MQQIIFFFIRNKNFLLFLLLFAVSFALTVNSHSYHRNKYLTSANFFSGTIYNWKSNVIGYFSLKERNELLAEENQRLRTELSKISEGVFPMTIDSTVVPGKFRYYPAKVINNSYSKTKNYLTLRKRKTDTIEADMGVISSKGIIGITNKVSRKYASVQSILNTNSSINAKLKKSFHFGSLEWDTKNPNETKLIDIPRQAPVVVGDTIVTGGKSTIFPAGILIGTIKEFNLANNKDYYDVTVKLFNDMTNLHHVYIIENVEKEIILDIENIDNDAE
- a CDS encoding rod shape-determining protein MreD translates to MGYINPYPYILFILIFPFTGNKSLLIILGFFLGLCVDIFSDSGGVHAAASVFIAYLRPLLLKFSFGVSYEFNTIKLNKADVGARLTYISAAVLLHHLVLFAMEIFNTSHIMLVLKSTLFSSIFTIVVLFCITLLFSRKN